CAGCAAGCAGGCTGAAGCTCTTGAAATTGCGATACAGGCTGATGACGCTGTCGATGTCGTCGGGATGGTTCTCGCCGTCAATGAACGCCTGGCGAGCGACGTTCAGATCGGGCTTGGGTTTATCCAGTTCAAGCCGGGCGCGGCGGTCCCCCATTGGCACCACCATGGCTCTCTGGAACTTGTCATAATCAGCCTCGGCATGGGAGAGCGCATACTGGTTCAGATGGAACACCGCTTCCTTCTGCGCCTTCGACCATTGGCTCTCGCCGCCGACAAAGGCGCGCACCGCGGACAGGATGTTCATGCTGAACGCCAGCAGCCAAACCAGCATGGTCACCACCGCTAGAAAAGGCAGTACCACCTTTATCCACCGCCAACCTCCAGTGCTTGCCGCATTCAGGATTTTCTTGGGTCGCAGCATCACAAAACCTCGCCGATAACAGTCAAAACGGTCAGAAAGCTTTAGCGGAATTACAAGAAAACGGCGACAAGCAAAACATGCTTGAAATATAACCAGATATTCCTATCATACGACCAATAGTTTCTTAATGGCAAGCGCGATAGCCGAGACGAATCCGCTCCAGGCATCGCACTTGACGGGCTGCCGCGCAAGCCGCACAGTACCGGAGCGACCTACCAAGGAAGCATGGCTGCGAGCCAGACAAAATAGCGATACAAGAAGGATAAAAATGTCCGTTCGCCCTGCATATCTCCCGTGCTACCATTGCCGGTTTGCTATCTCTTACCCGTTTCCTACATGACCCAGACATTGCCCGTCGAAAGCACAGCCGCAGCAGCGTTTCCATCCACCCCGGACATCCTGCACGGGCCGGTGCAACCGGAATTGATACGCAATGAGGTACTGGCCGATCTTCTGGAAGCAACTGCTGCCCGTAACCCAGAACAGATTGCCCTGATTTTTGGGGAACAACAGATCACTTACCAGGCGCTCAACAACCGCGCCGACCTGGTCGCTTCGCGGCTGATCGAAGCAGGTGTGCGTCCCGGCCAGATTGTCGGACTGTGGCTGCCTCGCGGCATCGATCTGCTGGTGATGCAAGCGGGCATAGCCAAGGCCGGCGCCGCCTGGCTGCCGCTGGATGCAGACACTCCGGTAGAACGCGTCGCCGTTTGCCTGGAAGACGCCAACGCCCCCGGTATCGTCAGTTGCGACGCATTCAGCCCCCGTTTGGGTGGCCTTTCCTGCAACATATGGACCGCCGAAAAACTGCTGGCGCCAAGCGATGCGCCGCTGCTGCGCCGCCAAAACGTGCAGCGCAGCGACTCGGCCTATGTGATCTACACTTCTGGATCGACCGGCAAGCCAAAAGGCATCGAGATCAACCAGGGCGCAATCTGTCATTTCCTGCGCAGCGAGAATGCGATACTCGGCATTACCGTCGGCGACCGCGTCTACCAGGGATTCTCGGTAGCATTTGACATGTCGTTCGAGGAAATCTGGATCAGCTACCTGGTCGGCGCCACGCTCTGGATCGCCCCCAAGGAACTGGCCTCCGACCCGGAAGCCTTGCCGCAGGCACTGGCCGCCAACGGTGTAACCATATTGCACGCGGTGCCGACACTGCTGGCGCTGTTCAATCAGGACATCCCCAGTTTGCGCATCATCAATCTGGGCGGCGAAATGTGCCCGGAAGCGCTGGTCAGCCGTTGGGCAGGAGCGAATCGCCAGATTTTCAACACCTACGGCCCGACCGAAGCCACCGTCTCGGCCAGCCTGGCCGAGCTACATGCCAACGAACCGGTCACAATCGGCAGGCCATTGCCCAATTATGGCCTGCTGGTCATCAATCCCTCGCTGGAAAACGGCCTGACCCTGCTGCCACGCGGTGAAGTCGGCGAGTTGTGCATTACCGGCCCTGGCGTTGCCGCTGGCTATCTGGGGCGGCCCGACCTCACTGCCGAGAAATTCCTCGACAATCCCTGGGCCAGCACCGAACATGACCGCCGCTTGTACCGTACCGGCGATCTGGCGCGAATTGAAGCCGACGGTCGCGTGCAATGCCTGGGCCGCACCGACGATCAGGTCAAGATCCGCGGCTTCCGGGTCGAGTTGGGCGAGATCGAAGAAGTGCTGGCGCGCCAGCCTGGCATCGGCACCGTGGCGGTGGTGTTGCGCCAGGAGGACGGCATCGATCAGTTGATCGCTTTCATCGTGCCGGAAAGCGGCGCTGAAGTGATTCCAGCCAAACTACGTACCGCCCTCGGCGAAAGTTTGCAACCTTATATGGTGCCAGGCTTCTTCGAACCGATGAGCGAAATGCCGCGCCTGACGTCCGGCAAAATTGACCGCAAGGCACTCAAAGCACGGCCGCTGGCCGTCGCCGCGGCAACCGACACGGCCGATTCGGACATTCCCGAAACCCCGGCAGAAATGGCGTTGTTCGCCGCCTTGAACAAGCTCTTCCCTGGCCAGCCTATCCATCGCAGCGCCGATTTCTTCAACGATCTCGGCGGCCATTCACTGTTTGCCGCCAAACTGGCGTCGGCGTTGCGCGCCAATCCGGATTTCGCCCATGTGACAGTACGCGACATCTACATGAACCGCACCGTCGGCAACATCGCCAAGGTGCTGGCGGAAACGCCAAGTGCCAGCATTGCGGTCGATACCAGTTGGAGCGCGCCATCGGATGTGAAGCGCTGGCTGTGTGGTGCCGCGCAGGCGGCCGCCGTGCCATGGCTGGTGGCGATGCGCATGATGCAGTGGCTGGCGCCGTTTTTCACTTACCACTTCTTCACCGGCGATCCAGGCGATTCGATTCCGCTGGCAATCCTGGTGTCGATTGGCGCCTTCCTGCTGACCACGCTGTTTGAATTCGGTATCGCGATTGCCGCCAAGTGGCTGATCGCCGGACGCCTGAAACCCGGGCGCTATCCGCTTTGGGGCCTCGCCTATTACCGCTGGTGGCTGGCCGATCGCCTGATCGAGGCCGCGCCGGCCTATCTGCTGAGTGGATCTTCACTCAATACCTGGTGGCTGCGGGCATTGGGCGCGCGCATCGGTTCGGAAGTCGTGATCGGGTCGATGACGCTGCGCGCCCATGATCTGCTGACTGTCGAGGACGGTTGCAGCATCGGCAATGCGGTCAACCTGGAAAATGCCCGGGTCGAGCATGGCGAGTTGATATTGGGAACGATCACGCTGGAACGCGAAAGCTGCATCGGTTCTTACGTGGTCATGGAAGGCAACACCCGCGTCGGCAGCTATGGCCACCTGGAAGGGCAATCGGCCTTGAGCGATGGCCAAAGTGTCCCGGCAAACCGCATCTGGGCCGGCTCGCCGGCTCGCGACGCCGGTGCCTTCGACCAGGCCTCGAAACCCGCTCGGCCGCCAGTCACCCGTCACCGTCAACTCGGTGAATCGGCATTCTTCCTGTTCGGCGCATTGCTGATCACTACCCTGTTCTTCATGCCGGTGTTTCCAAGTTTTATCCTGATCGACTGGCTTGACGACACTGATCGCTACCCATGGCTGCAAAGCAATCAGGTGCCGTTCCAGCTAGCCAAATATTTCCTGCTCGCCTTCCCGGCCACCGCGGTGCTAATCGTCTGTACCGCGCTGCTCTCGGCGGGCATCCGCTGGACGCTACTGCCCCGCATGCGGGCCGGCAGTTGGCCGGTGCGCAGCAACGTCTATTGCAGCAAATGGCTAGTTAACCAGATCCAGGAATCCAGCCTGGCTGTGCTGCACGGTGTGTACGCCACCGTTTACGCACCTCTTTGGTATCGCCTGCTGGGAGCCAAAGTAGGCAAGCACGCCGAGATTTCTACTGCGCTCGGCGTAGTGCCGGACATGCTGACGCTAGGCGACGACACCTTTATCGCCGATGCCGTGTTACTGGGCGACGAACAGATCGATGGCGGCTGGATGACCATGAAGCCAACCGTCATCTCGCGCCGTAGCTTTGTCGGCAACGGCGCTTACGTGCCGGACGGTAGCGTCTTGCCGGAAAACGTCTTGATCGGCGTCCATTCGCGTACACCTGAAAATCACCGCATGCAACCGGGCGATACTTGGCTCGGCTCACCGCCAATCAACCTGCCAGCGCGTGAAGAAACCACCGGTTTCCCCGAACACCTGACGTTCCGGCCATCACGCCGGCGTCGCCTCGGGCGTGCGTTGGTGGAAGGTTTCCGCATCGTCTCGCCGCATGCAATCGTCATCGCGGTCGGCTATACCGTGGTGCTGAACCTGATGCCATTGGCCGGCGCCGGCCAATGGGGTGAGGTCATTTCGTTGCTGACCAGCGCCGGCCTGCTGTACGGCATTGGCAGCTTCATCTTTATTGCAATGCTGAAATGGCTGCTGATCGGCCGCTATAAGAAATGCAGCGTCCCGATGTGGACACGCTTCGTCTGGCTCTCGGAGGGCGTAACCAATCTGTATGAAGGGATCGCCATTCCGAACTTCATGAACTACTTACGCGGTACGCCGTGGTTGCCGCTGGCGTTCAACCTGCTGGGGTGCCGCATCGGCCGCGGCGTCTATATGAACACCACCGACATCACCGAGTTCGATTGCGTCCATGTCGGCGATTACAGCGAACTCAACGCCCAAGCCTGTCCGCAGACCCATCTGTTCGAAGACCGGGTCATGAAAATCGACCATGTCAATATCGGCCGCCGGGTCTATATGGGACCGCGCAGCTTCGTATTGTACGGCGCGTCAGTTGGCGACAACGCCAAGCTGGGCGCGCTAACGCTGGTCATGAAAGGCGAGTCGATTCCAGCAGGATCGAACTGGCGCGGCTGCCCAGCAGCGCCAGCTAAAATCTAAAAGGACGGGACATGGAAATTCGACAGGCGGTTGCCGCGGACTATCCGAAGATCGTCGCGTTGCAAATGGCCAATCGGCCTGAGCAGCTGAGCGCGGCCGAACAGCAGCAAGGATTTATCGTCTCGCAGTTGGACGAGACCCAATTGGACGCCATCAACCGCGCATTAGGCGTGATGGTAGCGATGGATGGCGAACAACTGGCGGGCTTTCTCTGCATGGTGCCCACCTCCATGCAGCCGCGCCACCCAGTAGTCGAAGCAATGCTGGCGACATTTCCAAACCAGCAGTTCAACGGCAAGCCGCTGGATCAGCAACGCGTGTTTGTTTACGGCCCGGTGTGCATCGGTCGCGAATGGCGCGGCCAAGGTCTTCTGCAGAAGATGTTCGCGGCGATAAAATCGCATGCTCGCACCGACTACGATGTCGGCGCGGCATTTATCGATAAGCGCAATCCGCATTCATTTGCGGCCCACGTCAAGGGTTTGAAGATGACTGCCTTGCATCCATTCGAGTGCAATAGTCAAACCTACGAACTGGTCGTATTCGCCACTGCCGATAACACCTGAACGGATCAGGAAGGACTTTCCTCGCGCTCACGCAGCAGCCGCTCCAGCAGCCGGTCGCGCGCGTGACGGCGACGTTCCAGTGTATCGGCTTCCTCGCCCAGCGCTCGAAACAGGCTGGCGCACATGACCAGCATGATGATCATGAACGGCAGCGCAATGACGATTGAGGTCGTCTGCAAACCCTTTAATCCGCCGGCCATCAACAACACCCCTGCAATCAAGGCGGTCAATACACCCCAGGCCAATTTGATGCGCGCCGAAGGAACCGGATTGCCATTACTGGTCATCATGCCCAACACGAAGGTTGCCGAATCGGCCGACGTCACGAAAAAAACCGACACCAGGATAATTGCGACCAATGAGGTCAGCGTGCTCCAGGGCAGATGGTTAAGCAATGCAAACAGCGCCAGCGAGCTGTCCTGCTTGACAATATCGACCAACGGCAAGTGCTCGAACATGATGCCGTGCAGCGCCGCACCACCGAATGTGGCGAACCACAGGAAGCTGATCAAGGAAGGCACCAGCAGCACGCCGGTGACAAACTCGCGAATAGTCCTTCCGCGCGAGATCCGCGCGATGAAAGTGCCGACAAACGGTGCCCAGGTAACCCACCAAGCCCAGTAGAACAAGGTCCAGTCGGCGATCCAGGTACCTTTCGAAAACGGCGTCATGCGCATGCTCATGCTGATCAGGTTGTCCAGGTAGTCGCCGAGCGTAGTGGTCAGCGCATCCATGATGAACAACGTCGGCCCCAACAGGAGCACGAACAGCATCAACAGTAACGCCAGCACCATATTGATATTGCTGAGGATTTTCACGCCCCGGTCCAGACCGCTTAGCGAGGACGCCAGATACAAGCCGGCGGCCACCGCAATCACCGTCAACTGCAGGGCTAGGCCATTCGGCAAGCCGAATACCGTGTGCAGGCCGCTGCTGATCTGCAGTGTTCCGAAACCCAATGAAGTGGCAACGCCGATTGCGGTAGCAAGCACCGCCAGGATATCAATCGTTTTGCCCAACGGCCCTTGCGCATGCTTGCCGAGCAAGGCTCGAAGGTCGTGCTCATCAGCATCGGCCGATTGCGGTTGAACTGGAAGAAGCCGAGCGCCAGCGCCACCACGCAGTACGCAGCCCACGGATGCAGGCCCCAATGAAAAAAGGCGTAGCGCAAGCCCAGCCGCGCCGCCTCTGGACCGCCACCCTGACCGCTGGGCGGCGTCGCAAAATGTGAAACCGGTTCAGCCACACCCCAGAACACCAGGCCAATACCCATGCCAGCGGCAAACAACATGGCAAACCAGCTATGCCGACTGAAATCCGGCTCGGCATCCTCGCCTCCCAGCCGTATCGTACCGAAACGGCCGAACGCCAGATACAACGCAAACACCAGAAACCCGAACATCGACAACAGGTAGAACCAGCCGAAATTAGCGATAGTACCGCCCAAGGCAGTCTGCATCACGGCAGCAAGGTTGAGCGGAGCTAAGGCACCCCACATCACAAACAACGCTACCAGCATCAGCGAAATGATCAATACCATTGGAAGCTCCGAAGATTGTCATTGTTCTTTTTACATGAAGCGAAAACTATTTTCCTACGGCAAACATTATCCAGTATGGCAGAAACGCGAACAACTTGGCCACACGTGAAATGCCGCATACAGCTTCTTTCGCGAAAAGAAAACGGCAATAAAAAAACCGCATAAACATGACTGTTTATGCGGTTTCTCTACACTTGCAACACCAGTTACCTGGTGCCCACGGAGGGACTCGAACCCCACACCTTGCGGCACATGGACCTGAACCATGCGCGTCTACCAATTCCGCCACGTGGGCCGTAATGCGAAGCCCCGTAAGACTTGCAGCAATTCCGAAGACCGAATAATACGTGCATTTGATAGCTTCGGTCAATCGTGTTTTGCAAATTTATGAAATTATTGAGAATTTCATCAAACGCGACCAAGCCGTAATCCGGTTTTCGTCGCGCTTAACGCATGCAGCTGACTGGGGTCAGAGTGGCTTTCTGCGCGCTTTTTTTTGCAGAAACTTCACTCTGACCCCAGATGACTCTGCCCATTTCCCGTAACCATGTCGGGAAATATGAAACTCTCAACAAGCGCCTTATTTCATCGTCGGCATCGCAAACTCGGCACCGGCTGCAATGCTGGCAGGCCAACGCTGGGTCACCGCCTTTTGCTTGGTATAGAAACGCACCGCTTCCGGGCCATGTGCATGATGATCGCCGAACAGGCTACGCTTCCAGCCGCCGAAGCTGTGAAAAGCCATCGGCACCGGAATTGGCACGTTGACGCCAACCATGCCAACCTGCACCCGCGAAGTGTATTCACGCGCGGTATTGCCATCACGCGTGAAAATCGCGGTACCGTTGCCGAACTCATGGCGGTTCACCAACGCCAGCGCCGCCGCAAAATCCGGCACGCGCACCACACACAGTACCGGCCCGAAAATCTCCTCCTTGTATATTTTCATATCCGGCGTAACGTGATCGAACAAGGTGCCCGCCATGAAGAAGCCGCGCTCATGGCCAGGCAATGTGAAATTGCGTCCATCCACTGCCAGTTGGCGCCGGCGGCAACGCCGTCGTCGATATACGCCAGGATCTTGTCCTTGTGTTGCTGTGTTACCACCGGCCCCATCTCCGCCGCCAGGTCCATTCCCTGGTTGATCTTCAATTCGCGCACCCGCGGCGCCAATGCCGCCATCAGTTTGTCGCCCACATCACCAACCGCGACCGCCACCGAAATCGCCATGCAACGCTCGCCGGCGGACCCGTAAGCTGCTCCCATCAGGGCATCGACGGTTTGCTCCAGGTCGGCATCCGGCATCACCACCATGTGGTTCTTGGCGCCGCCCAGGGCCTGCACTCGCTTTCCTTTGGCGCAGCCGGTGGCATAGATGTATTCGGCAATCGGCGTCGAACCAACGAAGCTGACAGCCTTGACATCGGGATGATCGAGTAACGCATCAACCGCCACCTTATCCCCCTGCACCACATTAAACACACCATCCGGCAATCCCGCCTCCTTCAGTAATTCGGCCAGCAGCAAACTCGCCGACGGATCGCGTTCAGAGGGCTTCAGCACAAAAGTATTGCCACAGGCGATGGCCATCGGGAACATCCACATCGGCACCATCACCGGAAAATTGAATGGTGTAATACCAGTGCAGACACCTAGCGGCTGGCGCATGGTCCAGGCATCGATACCGCGGCTGATCTGTTCGGTGTATTCACCCTTGAGCAATTGCGGGATGCCGCTGGCGAATTCAGCCACCTCCAGCCCGCGCACAACCTCTCCCTTGGCATCGGTGAACACCTTGCCATGTTCGTTGGTGATCATCGCAGCCAGCTTGTCGCGGTTTTGCTCGATCAATTCCTTGAAGCGGAACATCACCCGCGCCCGGCGCAGCGGCGGTTGTGCGGCCCATGCAGGGAAAGCCGCCTGCGCGGTAGCGACCGCAACGTCGACATCCGCATGGCTGGCTAGTCCGACCTTGGCGCTGACAGCGCCAGTGGCGGGATTGAAGACATCGCTGCAGCGCTCGCCGGAAGATGGAACGCACTGACCGTTAATGAAGTGCCCTATGGTAGGTAAGCTAGACATGTGAGTTGACCTTGAAGTTTATGTTGCTGCGAACAACAGTCGAGACGAGCCCCTGCCGCCGCCGAGGCGACACCAGACTTGCCGTGCAACTGTCAGGAAATTCGGGAATATGTGCGCCGCCGGCGTCCGCCGGTCAACGCAACAGCATCCATTCGTGCGCCGGATCGTTCTTGAAATGCCACTCGCGCTTGGGACCAGCCATGACATTCAGGTAATAGCTGTCGTAGCCGTGCGGCGCTACCACCGGGTGATAGCCGCGCGGCACCATCACCACGTCGTGGTTTTCCACTGCCATCGATTCATCCAAGGTGCGATCGTCGGTATAGACGCGCTGGAAGGCAAAGCCTTGCGACGGATTGAGGCGATGGTAGTACGTCTCTTCAAGAAAGCTTTCCTGCGGCAAGTTGTCGGTATCGTGCTTGTGCGGCGGATAGCTCGATGAATGGCCGCCTGGTGTCACTACCTCCACCACCAGCAAGTGATCGGCAGGTTCGGTTTGCGGCAGGATGTCGCAGACGTAACGGGTGTTACTGCCCTGCCCGCGCACCGATCTTTTGACCGCAGCCGGCTCGATCAGGCGTGCGTCCAGGTCGCCATTGCCCGGGCGCTGCACACTGCAACCTCAACATCAGCGTGCGCGCTGACAACCACTTTGTGCGAGTGCGGCACATAGACCGAATACGGCGAACGCTCATCAAACACGCTTTGTCGCTCGCCAATCTCTTTCCACGTGTGATCGCCGGCCTGCACGCTGACGACACCACGCAGCACGACGATGCAGACCTCGCGGTCGGCAGTGTTGAAACTAATCCGCTCTCCGGCAGCCAATCGATAAGCGGCAAAGCCGACAAAACGCCAATTAGCTGATTGCGGCGTGACGCTGACGATATCGCGACCTTGGGCCTTTCCCTTGACCAGCAAGCTCATGCCGCCTCCTTTTCGCTACCAGCTTCGATGGCGCGAACCAGCTGAGCTAGGTGGCGATAGCCCATGTCGGCGTATTGATAACTTGGGGCTACCGCCGGGTCCTGCTCCGCTTCGACCACCAGCCAGCCTTCATAGCCACTTTTGTACAGCACGCGTAGCAACCCGTCGAAATCGATGGCTCCGTCACCCGGCACCGTAAACGCGCCGTTAATTACCGCTTGCAGGAAGCTCCAATTACCATTACGCGCCAGCTTCACTACCGCTGGCCGCACGTCCTTGCAATGCACATGGCAGACGCGCTTGATATGCTGCTGCAGTACTGCAAGCGGATCGCCGCCGGCAAACGTGATGTGCCCACTGTCAAACAACAGGCCGACCTCATCGCCGGTCAGCGCCATCAAGCGCTCGACATCGGCCGGCGTCTCGACGTAAGCGCCCATGTGATGGTGATAACCCAAGCGCACACCATGCGA
This DNA window, taken from Collimonas arenae, encodes the following:
- a CDS encoding Pls/PosA family non-ribosomal peptide synthetase, with amino-acid sequence MTQTLPVESTAAAAFPSTPDILHGPVQPELIRNEVLADLLEATAARNPEQIALIFGEQQITYQALNNRADLVASRLIEAGVRPGQIVGLWLPRGIDLLVMQAGIAKAGAAWLPLDADTPVERVAVCLEDANAPGIVSCDAFSPRLGGLSCNIWTAEKLLAPSDAPLLRRQNVQRSDSAYVIYTSGSTGKPKGIEINQGAICHFLRSENAILGITVGDRVYQGFSVAFDMSFEEIWISYLVGATLWIAPKELASDPEALPQALAANGVTILHAVPTLLALFNQDIPSLRIINLGGEMCPEALVSRWAGANRQIFNTYGPTEATVSASLAELHANEPVTIGRPLPNYGLLVINPSLENGLTLLPRGEVGELCITGPGVAAGYLGRPDLTAEKFLDNPWASTEHDRRLYRTGDLARIEADGRVQCLGRTDDQVKIRGFRVELGEIEEVLARQPGIGTVAVVLRQEDGIDQLIAFIVPESGAEVIPAKLRTALGESLQPYMVPGFFEPMSEMPRLTSGKIDRKALKARPLAVAAATDTADSDIPETPAEMALFAALNKLFPGQPIHRSADFFNDLGGHSLFAAKLASALRANPDFAHVTVRDIYMNRTVGNIAKVLAETPSASIAVDTSWSAPSDVKRWLCGAAQAAAVPWLVAMRMMQWLAPFFTYHFFTGDPGDSIPLAILVSIGAFLLTTLFEFGIAIAAKWLIAGRLKPGRYPLWGLAYYRWWLADRLIEAAPAYLLSGSSLNTWWLRALGARIGSEVVIGSMTLRAHDLLTVEDGCSIGNAVNLENARVEHGELILGTITLERESCIGSYVVMEGNTRVGSYGHLEGQSALSDGQSVPANRIWAGSPARDAGAFDQASKPARPPVTRHRQLGESAFFLFGALLITTLFFMPVFPSFILIDWLDDTDRYPWLQSNQVPFQLAKYFLLAFPATAVLIVCTALLSAGIRWTLLPRMRAGSWPVRSNVYCSKWLVNQIQESSLAVLHGVYATVYAPLWYRLLGAKVGKHAEISTALGVVPDMLTLGDDTFIADAVLLGDEQIDGGWMTMKPTVISRRSFVGNGAYVPDGSVLPENVLIGVHSRTPENHRMQPGDTWLGSPPINLPAREETTGFPEHLTFRPSRRRRLGRALVEGFRIVSPHAIVIAVGYTVVLNLMPLAGAGQWGEVISLLTSAGLLYGIGSFIFIAMLKWLLIGRYKKCSVPMWTRFVWLSEGVTNLYEGIAIPNFMNYLRGTPWLPLAFNLLGCRIGRGVYMNTTDITEFDCVHVGDYSELNAQACPQTHLFEDRVMKIDHVNIGRRVYMGPRSFVLYGASVGDNAKLGALTLVMKGESIPAGSNWRGCPAAPAKI
- a CDS encoding GNAT family N-acetyltransferase, translating into MEIRQAVAADYPKIVALQMANRPEQLSAAEQQQGFIVSQLDETQLDAINRALGVMVAMDGEQLAGFLCMVPTSMQPRHPVVEAMLATFPNQQFNGKPLDQQRVFVYGPVCIGREWRGQGLLQKMFAAIKSHARTDYDVGAAFIDKRNPHSFAAHVKGLKMTALHPFECNSQTYELVVFATADNT
- the iolE gene encoding myo-inosose-2 dehydratase; translation: MTFNVKIGINPISWMNDDLPSLGGETPLEVALSEGAQIGYRGFELGNKFPKEPAALAAVLGKHGLECVSGWYSGRLATGSVEDEIAAVGPHLRLLAENGSKVMVYGEVANAIQGRPDPLYKRPRFLNDQEWQQYADKLTAFARFTLSHGVRLGYHHHMGAYVETPADVERLMALTGDEVGLLFDSGHITFAGGDPLAVLQQHIKRVCHVHCKDVRPAVVKLARNGNWSFLQAVINGAFTVPGDGAIDFDGLLRVLYKSGYEGWLVVEAEQDPAVAPSYQYADMGYRHLAQLVRAIEAGSEKEAA